Below is a genomic region from Desulfuromonas sp..
AGATCCTGACCAGCGACAACACGATGCTGGCGACACGGACCCTTTACCACCCGCATGTCGAGGAACAGCCTTTCACGCGCAGTCTCGGCAATGTCAGAATTCCGGCCGAAGTGATAACGGTTAAAATCCGGGGTCATGATTCCGTCCATGGCTATGGCGGAAAGGAAATGACTGTCAAAATCCCGCAATAATTATCCCGTGGCCTGCAGAAACTCGCGAGCCCGGGTGATCGCCTCCTGCTCACCGAGCAGGATCAGGGTATCTCCGCCTTCGAGCACCTGGTCGGGTGTCATGCCGTAGTCGGTTTCGTCGTTGCGGACCAGCCCGAGGACCGTCGCTCCGGTTTTGGCCCGGAAGTCAAGCTCGGCAAGTGATTTATTGAGGCAGGTTGCGGTTTCCGGAATCCTGACGAATTCAATCCGGCCGCCCTGCAGCGCCGAGAGGTGATCCGACAGATCGGCACCGGAGGCCGCCGGCTGCAGCAGCGCATCGTAATGCTCCTTGCGCAACCGGGACGCAATCTGCAGAATACGTCCTTCCGGCGTCTTGAAACGCCGCAGCAGGGTTGTTGCCAGCTGCAGACTCGCTTCGACTTCGTCCGGAATCACTTCATCGGCACCGGCATCAAACAGTTCCTCCATCTCCAGAACAAACCGGGTCCGGACCAGGATATAGAGCTCGGGGCTGAAGCTGCGACAGGCCCGCACGATCCGGATCAGGGACGAGGGGTCATTGATTGCAACGACCATGGCGTCGGCCCGGTCGAGATGTGCCGCGTGCAGAACCGCCGGCGATGCGGCATCACCGAAGATGATCGACTCGCCGGCGGCGCGGCCCCGGCGAACAACCTCGCTGTTCATCTCGATATGTATATAGGGCCGTTCCTCCTCACGCAGAACCCGCGAGACTCCGCGCCCCGAGATACCGTACCCGGCTATAACAACGTGGCCGGTCGTATCTGCAACTGAATCCTCTGTTTCCGAATCTGGTTCGGGACGGCCACCGAAACGATCGGCGATAAAGTTGGCCGCAACCGCTGCCTTCGGAATTACCAGGGGCGTTGCCAGCATGGTCAGGGCGACAATCGACAAAAGGCTCTGGTAAATATGATCGGGGAACACCTCGAGCATTGATGCCTGGCGCAACAGGACAAAAGAAAACTCACCCCCCTGAAAGAGCAGGAAACCGCAGAGCAGGCAGGTGCGCAGAGGGAACCGGGTCCATATTGCAGCGAGACTACCGGCGAGAAACTTGACCAAGACAAACAACAGCGTGAGGCCAAGAAGAACTTCCCAGGACTGAACCAGGACATCGAGATTGACGAACATTCCCATCGCGATGAAAAAGATTGCCATGAACGCATCGCGAAACGGAATGATGTCGGAAAGGGCCTGATGCGAGTAATCGGATTCTGCCAGGGACAAACCGGCGAGAAAAGCCCCCAGCTCGAGAGACAGGCCGGCGAGATGGGTCAACCAGGCGGTACCGAGAACCAGCACGAGGACGGTCAGCCTGAACAGCTCGGCTGACCGGATCTGCATCAGTTTTCGTAAAAAAGGCCGCAACAGGTAGCGGGCCATGACAAAAAGAGCGACAAGAATCAGGGCCGAACGGAGCAGGGCGAACCGGTTGATCGATATTTCGCCGCTGGCAGCAATGAACGGCAGCAACACGATAAAGAGAATAACGCAGAAGTCCTGAAACAACAGGATGGCCAGAACGGTGCGCCCATGCGCCGAATCGACCTCGAACCGCTCCTGCAAAATGCGCAAGACGATCGCTGTCGATGAGATCGCCAGAGCGAAGCCGACGACGATCGCCGAGCGCAAAGGCAGCCCGAATAACAGGGCGAAAACAAAGATCAAACCGCCGCTCAACAGGATCTGGGTCGTCCCGCTTTTGAACATGAGGTCCTTGAGCATCAGAATGCGGCGAAACGAGAATTCAAGCCCGATCGTAAAAAGCAGAAGAATGACGCCGATTTCAGCCATGGTGTCAACTTCATCGATACTGCTGATCAGGTGCAACCCGAACGGTCCGACCAGGCAGCCGGTCAACAGATAACCGATAATCGGCGACAACTTGATCCGGGTGAAGATGTAGGCATTGACGATCGCCAGAAGCAGCAGAAGCAGAAGATCCTGAAGTACGCTCAAGTCATGCATGGAATAAAACTCCGGAAGAGGCATTAGTATTATTCAATTAATTTTTTCAGTTTAGCAGATCGTGCTAAAGTTGTAACAGGAAACCTGAGGCAAGGATTGTCAAACTATGAGAAAACTTCTGATCATCAAATGTGGCAGCACCATCCCGGAGCTGGTTGCTCGCAAGGGCGACTTCGAGGACTGGATCATCAGCGGCACCGGCCTCGATCGCAGCAAAGTTGTCACGGTTAATGTCGAGCAGGAAGAACCTCTGGCAGCGCCCGATGAGTTCTCCGGTGTCATTATCACCGGCTCACACGCCATGGTCACCGATCATCTCCCATGGAGCGAAGAAACTGCAGACTGGCTCCGGCAGGCCCACAACCGGATCCCGATCCTCGGCATCTGCTACGGACACCAGCTGCTCGGATATGCTCTCGGCGGCCGGGTCGCCGATAACCCGGAGGGTCGGGAGATGGGGACCATGTCAATCCGGTTCACCGCAGCGGCTGCTGCAGACCGGCTCCTTTCGATCCTGCCGGAAAGCATTCAGGCCCAGACCAGTCACCAGCAGTCGCTGATCGAGCTGCCACCACAGGCGATACTGCTCGGGCAGAGTGAACGCGAGCCACATCATGCTTTCCGGATCGGGCAGGCCAGCTGGGGCGTTCAGTTCCATCCTGAATTCGATGCCGACATTACCAGGACCTACATCGACTTCTGTGCCGAGTTGCTGCAGGCGGAGGGGCAGAACCCGGCCACCCTGAAAGCGGAGTGTCGCGAATCCGGGGCGGGGCACCTCCTTCTGCAAGGATTTGCCGGTATGCTGATATGACCCGGGGGATGAGTGAGCATACCCGCGGATTGCTGTTGACCCTGACCGCTGTGTTCGTGCTGAGCCCGGACGCCCTGCTGGTCCGGCTGATTTCGGCTGACAACGCAACCCTGCTGTTCTGGCGGGGGCTCCTCTCCGGCGGGACACTCTACCTTTTACTGTTTTTCATTTATCGCAAAAGATTATTCAGTATGGTCCGGGAGCCGGGTTGGCTCGGTCTTGTGGCGGCGCTCAACATTATGCTGGGCAATATCTTTTTTGTCATGTCTCTGCGTATGACCCTGGCGGCCAACACGCTGGTCATCCTCGCCTCAATCCCGTTGCTGGCAGCACTCGGCACCCGCATCTTTCTCGGGGAAACGATTCTTCGCCGGACCTGGATCGCGATTACCGTTGCTTTTATCGGCATCCTGACCCTTTTCTCGGGGAGCATCGGTCAGCAGAGCCTGCTGGGTGACCTGCTCGCTTTCTGCGCCGCCTGCAGCTGGGCCGGAAATCTGGTTATTATCCGCAAGCTGCGCCCCCTGAACATGATCCCGGTCAACGCCATCGGCAACCTTCTGGTTGCTCCGTTCGCGTTATTGATCAATGCCCAGCCGTTTGCTGTTTCGGCCGATGACTTCATCCTGCTGTTGATTCTCGGCGTCCTGGTACTGCCGATCGCCTATTCACTGCTCACCCTGGCGCCCCGGCTGCTCCCGGCCCCGGAGGTCAGCCTCACCATGTTGCTCGAAACGTTCCTCGGACCGTTTTGGGTCTGGCTGATCATCCACGAATCGCCGACACTGGCAACTCTGGCCGGGGGCATCCTTATCCTCGGAACCCTGATGATCCACACCGTTATCGGCATGCGAAAATATCGGCCCGCCTGACCGGATAATTTTCTTAACTTGACATAAAAGCCTGTCATGCCAGATAGTTGAAATTCTTGCGCACCGAATCTGTTGCATTGAGGCAAAGGCCTGCATGGATAACAACCCCAATTCGGCACAACCGGACCTGGCAAAAGTCGGAAGCCCCCCACTTCCGGACAGCTTTCTCAGGAGTGCGGTGCCCAACTGGCTGCTGATCAGCGCCACCATCCTGCTGGCGATCGGCCTGTACAGCCTGAGCCGCTACAACTTCCTCCTTTTTCATCTCCTTGTTGAAACATTTTTCATCGTCGTCGCCTTTACGGTTTTCAGTATCGGCTGGAATTCCCGGCGATTCTCGAATCACAATGCGCTGATTTTCCTCTCGGCGGCGTTTGCCGTAATCGGCAGTATTGAGCTTCTTCATTCGGTCAGTTTCCGTGGGATCAACATCTTCCCGGAGATCTCGGCCAATCCGGCCACCCAGCTCTGGATTGCGGCCCGCTACCTCGAAGTAGCTGCGTTCCTCGCCTCGGCGTTGCTGCTCGGCCGAAAAAAGATGATTTCGCCCTGGCACCTGCTAGCTATACCGGTTTTCACAGGAATTCTGGTTTGCGCATCAATCTGGCCGCTCGGGCTCTTCCCCGATTGCTATATCGAAGGATCAGGGTTAACCCGCTTCAAGATTGTCAGTGAGCTGATCATTGCGGCGCTGTTCGGCTTGTCAATACTCCTTTTCTGGAAAAACAGGGATCACCTTGACCGGCGCGTTCTGAAGCTACTGATAGCTGCGCTTTCTTTTTCGATTGTCGCCGAGCTGACCTTTACCCTGTACCAGGATATTTACGGGATGACAAATTTCCTCGGACATTTTTCCAAGCTGATGTCGGTCATCCTGATCTACCGGGTCCTGGTCATCGGAACGCTCCGATCGCCATACGCTGTTCTCTTTCGCGATCTCAGTCAGGCCAATACGGCACTAGACCTTGAACTGATCCAACGCAAGAAGACCGAACGGGCGCTCCGGGCAGCCAATCGCGAACTCGACGCATTCGTGCGGACCGTTTCCCACGATTTGAGCACTCCGCTGACCCCGATCGTCGGTCTGCCCGACCTGTTGCTCGAGCGCCACAGGGGAAGCCTGGATGAATCCTCGATACGGGCGCTCTGTGACATCAGGGATCAGGGAATGCGGATGGCCAGAATCCTTGAAGACCTGGTGCTTTTTGCCCGCGCCGGCCGACATCTTGACAACGTCGCTGTCGCGCCGCTCGATACCGTACTGCAGAACGTCCTCGAAGACCTCGGCAGCCGGATTATCGAAAGCGGCTGCCGGGTTGAGGTTGGCACGATGCCGGATGTGTCGTATCCGCGAACCGCGCTTTTCCAAATCTTCAGCAACCTGGCCGGCAACGCCGTCAAGTACGCTTGCGCGGCAGGGAATCCGATCGAAATCAGCGGCGAAATAATTGAAAATGATGTTGTACTGAAAGTCCGGGATCATGGTCCCGGCATCGCGAAAGACCTGAGAGAAAAGATTTTTGATGTTTTCTACCGGGGAGCGGAGACCAGGGAGGAGCCGGGCAGCGGCATCGGGCTGGCAACAGTGCGGAAGATCGCCCGTCACCTCGGGGGTGATGCCGGCGTCGAAGAGACGCCGGGTGGAGGCGCTACCTTCATCGTGCGGCTCGCTTTGCCGGAAGCGGAACGCCAGCAAGAGCTCGACTTCGATACGTTCTGAGCAGTTATTGACTTTACAAGGTTGATAATGCGATGATTTGCCTCCACGCGGCTGTTAACGATTACGGTTCACCTATGGAACAGAATTGATTGTCCGGATGCAGGCATGAAAGAAGAAACTCGAACATCGCGACTGTTGCTCCGCCGCATTATCGCTCTCGGAATCGGCCTTCTCTTCTCGGTTCGAAAAACCCTGCGCTACACCAACAAACTGGAGCTCGAGCATCCCTGCATTGTCGTCGGATTTCACGATGAGATTCTGCCGACCATCCACTCCCTTGCCGGTAGCGATTCGGTGCAGATGGTCGCCCACAGCCACATCGGCTACGGCCTTGCCCAGGTCCTGCGTTCATGGGGCTACCGGCAGATCATCCACGGATCGCCGGGTAAAAGCAGCAAACGGGCCTTTATCAACCTCCTCCGAGAAATTAAAAAAGGCAAAACCGCTTTTATCGCACCGGATGGCTCCCGTGGTCCACGTCATGTCATGAAAGACGGACCGGTTTTTCTTGCCAAGCAGGGCAAGGTCCCGATGTACATCATCAGCCCGAAATACCGGGGCATCCGTCTGCGTTTCATGTGGGACAAGTTCCTCCTGCCCCTGCCCTTCAGCAAGGTCACCTTCCGTTATCAACGGATTGATATTCCGTCGGACAGCAGCCGCGAGGAGTTGGAGACGATTCGGGCCGATGCCGAACGGCGGCTCGAGGAGATGTGCAACCCCTGCTGAAAAGCTGCTACCGAACAGGTTATCAGTAAATCAGCCTGTAACGCCTCGCGTGTACTTTCCCTATCTCCATTCCTGATCTTTCTGCCCTATTAAAGACTCATAAAAACCACATTCCTTGTCGTCTCCGACCGTCTTCTTTGATATCGGAAAACCTCATACTTCACGAAAACCTCTCAAGCAATTTTCTCATACTAAAGTATGAGATTTTCTAATCCGGCCGCACCGCTTCTCATGGTTTCAGCTGACGCTGCCCCCGAATAAAATCATCCGAAATTCATCCGATCCGGTAATTGTTTTATTACTGATCCAGGCTAAAACTTATCCATAAACCCTGATATCCGGCGATGAGTGAGCAATGAAAAATACTCCCAATCGACGCTTGACCGAACGTTTCGACCTGATGGTCCCCGTTGTCATTACGCAAGTTGCCAGAGAGGAGACCTTCTATTCTCAATTGTGCATGACAAAAGACATCTCCAGCCAGGGGGCCTATATCGGATTAACAAACCCGGTACCCGACGATGACGAAGTCTATGTCCAGCTATTGTATCCACTTAAAAAGGATGGGGGGGTCCTCGAGTACGTGAAGATGACAGCAACCGGAACCATCGTCCGCCGCGAGGCTTGTGGCCTGGCCATTATCTTCGACGAAGAATCGACGTTGAAACCTTTTTACATATAAGCATGAGCCGGAAAATTCGAGAATCTGAAAAGCCATCCCCTTCGTGAGAAGGGTGCGGAAAGCCGAGGATCTTCCAGGTGCGCCCCTGAAAGACGGCCGGGTTGCCGAAAGTTCTCTTTATTGAATAGGAAACTTTTCAGCAGCGGTTTGTAACTGTCTCTGAACGCGATTGAATGGTTCAGGGGGAAATTTCAAGGGAGGTCATCATGAAGAAGCTTGTGAAGAAGAGATTGGTCATCGTACTCGCCGTAACCGTTACGGCCATGCTATCGGCTGGCAGCGTCATGGCCGACGATGGCAAATTGGTCAGAAAAAGCCTGTCCCACGAGGGCAACCCCATTACCTATGATGGGTATGAGCTCGAAAACGAGCATGCATTTATCCACCTGATGAGATTTTATGCGCCGACGCAGGCTGCCAACGGGACCGTGGCAGCCGTCGATTATACCAATGTCGATGGAATCATTGTCGACGCCAGAGAACTGGCCAAGCCGTTGATCGGTGTCTACATCAACGGTCCGGTAGAGGGTATCGACGGGGTCGGTTTCATCGGCCACGGAAAACGCGACGCCTATGGTGCGATCAGCCTCGACGACGGCGTGACCTGGAAAAATACCAACCTGTCAGAATCGGCCGACCAGTCATCGCAGACCCGTGAGGATGACGTGTACCGGCCCGATATCCCGCTCTTCGTCACCGATGAAGATGCGAGCGGCGCCTACCCCGGTGACGTGGTCAACATCTTCCACGCCGTTGCCGACAACAAGGTCCTCGTCGCCTGGCCGAGCCGTTTCTGCAGCAGCGGCCAACCGAATTACTCGCTCGACGCAGCCGATGAAGAGACCATGGCACGCCGTGCAGCCATCGCCACGTACCTCGGTATTGACCTGGAAACGGCTTCGCCCGACGACATGTATCTGGTTGACATGTACCGGGTTGCAGGTCAGCAGGGCTCGGTCGATTATGCCGAGGACAAGTGGGAGCAGAACCACGTGGTTGGCGAGGTGCCATTCAATTGCGTCTGGACAGCCCGCGGCGAGCTGGTTGACGGTGACGATCCCCGCACCGATGCTCTCGAAGGAAGCTTCATGCGCTGGTTCAAAGCCGAGCGGTTGACCTCCGGTCGGCGTGATGCCAACCGCATCGAAGTCAAGGCCGTCCCCGGAGCCGGCTTCGCACTCACCTGGCAGGAGGACCCCGATGGTCTGCGCCCGGGGCAGGGTGAAGGGCCCGGTGAGGGCTGGAGCGGTGCTATCGGCAACAGCGGAACCGACATCTGGTACTCCTACATCGACTGGGAATACTTCGACGTCGTGCAAAATCCTGAGGATGAGACCGGTGCAACCTCGATGACCTTCACGGAATACACCGAGCTGGCGAATGACACCGAGAACGTGACCCAGAAGCCCAAGCCTTTCGTGCCGATGTCGATGCCGATGCCGATCACCGACAACGCCAAGTGCAACCCCGAAAATCCGGCGCCGTACTGCTACGGCAGCGCCCTCAACGGCGTCGTTCCGGTTCCGACTGATTCGTCGGGCACAGAACTCGACCCGCTCGCCTACGGCCTGAAGGACATGTGCGCTGACCTCGTCGAAATTCCGACAGGTCCACTGGGCGAACTCAAATCAATCTGCGTGACCGAGGACGGCATCCCGCTCGTCGGCAACTCCGCCTCGACGCGAGCCCGGCTCAACCTGTTCGGCTACACTTCGGCCTGGGCCGATGCCAATACCATCTCCTCCGGCATCGACAGCTCGTTCATTGATAACGCCTTTGTGATCGTTCAGGTCGAAGAGGACAAGGGGCTCGGACGGGCTTCGTACCTCAGCGACCCGGAGACCGGGTTGCCGACCGAGGCGGTCTGCCCGCCGGATGCCGACGAGAAAGAATGCGTGGCCTGGGACATCGGCAAGAACCAGCGCTATCATTCGTTCAGCATGTCTCTGACCGATGCATTGGCCGGCGACGAGCAGGACGGGCTGGTTGCCAACCTCACCTTCCCGGGACACCTGCTCAACCAGCCCGAGGTCGGCTGGTCGACCGGTATATTTATCCCGACATTGAACACCTCGGAAATCTGGGACTTCGGTGATTATAACTTTGATATTTACAATACCGAGATCGCCCGCCGCGGCAGTCTCCTGGCCCAGGATATCTACAAGGTGCACAAGGATACCTCCCGGGCAAAGAGCGGCCTGGTCGCGCTCCCCACCTGGAAGCAGGGCCAGATGAACCAAGGGGGGCCGGCGGACGTGATGGCGCGACGCATCGTCATGAAGGACAACTGGAAGTTATCGCGAGACGGAAACCCTTATGCTTTCCGCAATATGGACTGCAAGAACTGGTCGAAAGAGGCAGCTGACAACCCATTCTATCCGGGG
It encodes:
- a CDS encoding GMP synthase, which gives rise to MRKLLIIKCGSTIPELVARKGDFEDWIISGTGLDRSKVVTVNVEQEEPLAAPDEFSGVIITGSHAMVTDHLPWSEETADWLRQAHNRIPILGICYGHQLLGYALGGRVADNPEGREMGTMSIRFTAAAAADRLLSILPESIQAQTSHQQSLIELPPQAILLGQSEREPHHAFRIGQASWGVQFHPEFDADITRTYIDFCAELLQAEGQNPATLKAECRESGAGHLLLQGFAGMLI
- a CDS encoding EamA family transporter, whose translation is MTRGMSEHTRGLLLTLTAVFVLSPDALLVRLISADNATLLFWRGLLSGGTLYLLLFFIYRKRLFSMVREPGWLGLVAALNIMLGNIFFVMSLRMTLAANTLVILASIPLLAALGTRIFLGETILRRTWIAITVAFIGILTLFSGSIGQQSLLGDLLAFCAACSWAGNLVIIRKLRPLNMIPVNAIGNLLVAPFALLINAQPFAVSADDFILLLILGVLVLPIAYSLLTLAPRLLPAPEVSLTMLLETFLGPFWVWLIIHESPTLATLAGGILILGTLMIHTVIGMRKYRPA